The genomic interval CGAGCACGGGGGAATATCCGAGGGTCGGAACGATTGTGACGAAGGTGCCACCTATGTCGACGTCTCAGGTCGTGGTCATCGACCACCGCGCCGCCGAGCTGCAAGCCGCCTTCTGTGAGTACGTCCCGCGAGTCTTCCGCACGGTCGACTTCCGCCGCTGGTGTGCCTGGGGAGAGTGGACGGACGAGTACCGCACGTTCGGCGTGATGGACGATGGCCGCGTGGTGGCGAATGCCTCCGTGTCGCGGATGCATGTGTTGGTGGAGGGGCGGGAGGTGGTGGCGTACCAGCTCGGCGCGGTGGGGTGTGTGCCGGAGCGGCGAGGACAGGGCTTGTCGCGAGTGGTGATGGAGGCGGCGCTCGAGTTCTGCGGGGACGCGCCGGTGTTGCTGTTCGCGAACAAGAAGGTGCTCGAGTTCTATCCACGCTTTGGCTTCGCGCCTCGGGAGCAGCACGAGTTCGGAGTCTCGGTGAGCGTGGAGCCCGCGGGGGTGTTGGCGCCGGAGGTGGATTTGTCGGAGGCGCGTGCGCGTGAGGAACTTGTCGCGTTGGCGGCGGATGGGGTCGCCGTGACGGAGCGCTTCGGAGCGCGGCGGCATGGGCACATCGCGACGTGGTACGCGGCGGCGAACTTCGCGAGGCCGCTGCGCAAGCTGCGTGACGATGCGTGGGTCTTCGCGGGGGTGGAGGATGGGGTCCTCCACATCGAGGACCTCTATGCGAGAGAGGT from Myxococcus stipitatus carries:
- a CDS encoding GNAT family N-acetyltransferase, which translates into the protein MSTSQVVVIDHRAAELQAAFCEYVPRVFRTVDFRRWCAWGEWTDEYRTFGVMDDGRVVANASVSRMHVLVEGREVVAYQLGAVGCVPERRGQGLSRVVMEAALEFCGDAPVLLFANKKVLEFYPRFGFAPREQHEFGVSVSVEPAGVLAPEVDLSEARAREELVALAADGVAVTERFGARRHGHIATWYAAANFARPLRKLRDDAWVFAGVEDGVLHIEDLYAREVFDLRPHLSRLVDQPVKEVRFGFTPERWWPGADVVGEDTEADLFVRNLKLPTGPDRFPVMART